In a genomic window of Streptomyces noursei ATCC 11455:
- a CDS encoding alpha/beta fold hydrolase, whose product MEADERLVPLALGDMTYACRLLMPRHRSGTEPLVLIGGALQDMYSWPRLERRLTTHTDLVLMDLPGTGSAGDLAASAGFEVLADSVLHALDRLAMDQVNVLGASYGAPIAYRLAQSHPDRVARLLLAGATPRVGPRLAAVVRQGLELVGTASSRPADEPARRDYARNVVDMLVNGATRNEVAQGPAVARLLERQLMRTSQSAALRYAACHERLLDTDLYPPGGIEGVPALVFTGEHDCASSPEENRAVAATIAGCAFALIRDADHMAHLEREAEYADLVTRFLHDRPVHDLPYCTDPRTSPRRER is encoded by the coding sequence ATGGAAGCCGACGAACGCCTCGTCCCCCTGGCCTTAGGGGACATGACCTACGCGTGCCGACTCCTCATGCCCCGGCACCGGTCCGGCACCGAGCCGCTCGTCCTGATCGGCGGCGCTCTCCAGGACATGTACTCCTGGCCACGGTTGGAACGCCGACTCACCACGCACACCGACCTGGTGCTGATGGACCTGCCGGGCACCGGCAGCGCCGGCGACCTGGCCGCCAGCGCCGGCTTCGAGGTCCTGGCCGATTCGGTGCTGCACGCCCTCGACCGGCTGGCCATGGACCAGGTCAACGTCCTCGGCGCCTCCTACGGTGCCCCCATCGCCTACCGCCTGGCCCAGTCGCACCCGGACCGGGTGGCCCGGCTGCTGCTCGCCGGTGCCACGCCCCGGGTCGGCCCCCGGCTGGCCGCGGTGGTCCGCCAGGGCCTGGAACTGGTGGGCACCGCGAGCTCCCGCCCGGCCGACGAGCCGGCCCGCCGGGACTACGCCCGCAACGTCGTCGACATGCTGGTCAACGGCGCCACCCGGAACGAGGTCGCCCAGGGGCCCGCGGTCGCCCGGCTCCTGGAACGCCAGCTGATGCGGACGTCGCAGAGCGCCGCACTGCGCTACGCCGCCTGCCACGAACGCCTCCTGGACACCGACCTCTACCCGCCGGGCGGGATCGAGGGGGTCCCCGCGCTCGTGTTCACCGGCGAGCACGACTGCGCCAGTTCACCGGAGGAGAACCGGGCCGTCGCGGCCACCATCGCCGGCTGCGCATTCGCCCTCATCCGCGACGCCGACCACATGGCCCATCTGGAGCGCGAGGCCGAGTACGCGGACCTGGTCACGCGCTTCCTGCACGATCGGCCGGTGCACGACCTGCCGTACTGCACCGACCCGCGGACGTCGCCCCGGCGAGAGCGCTAG
- a CDS encoding beta-ketoacyl-ACP synthase III yields the protein MYESEDSAQAPAATTAVLTGLGAWLPPREVTNDELCAHLDTSDAWIRERIGISVRRRADPKTATGDLAAEAGARALRSAGVTQADAVVLATTTPDHPCPATAPDVAARLGLGNAAAFDIAAGCSGFLYATTVAAGLIRSGTAGRVLVIGAETMSAVIDPEDRATAPIFGDGAGAAVLEAGRPGQAGSLGEVVWGSDGERADAIVVPVGGSRNRDGRDAAPKSERHVRMRGNEVLRHAVRRMTAAATRAAAAAGWALADVDRLIVHQANARISAAVSDALGIPPERVPSNIATVGNTAAASIPLLLTDAAAEGALRPGDRVLLVAFGSGLAWAATTLVWPAGLQAER from the coding sequence ATGTATGAGTCGGAGGACAGTGCGCAGGCCCCAGCGGCCACGACCGCAGTACTGACCGGACTCGGGGCCTGGCTACCGCCCCGCGAGGTCACCAACGACGAACTCTGCGCCCACCTGGACACCTCGGACGCCTGGATCCGCGAACGGATCGGCATCTCCGTGCGACGCCGTGCGGACCCCAAGACCGCCACCGGGGACCTGGCCGCCGAGGCCGGCGCCCGCGCCCTGCGGTCCGCCGGGGTGACCCAGGCGGACGCCGTCGTCCTGGCCACCACCACGCCGGACCACCCGTGCCCGGCCACCGCCCCGGACGTCGCGGCCCGGCTCGGGCTGGGCAACGCCGCGGCGTTCGACATCGCCGCGGGCTGCTCGGGGTTCCTCTACGCCACGACGGTCGCGGCCGGCCTCATCCGTTCCGGTACGGCCGGACGGGTTCTGGTCATCGGCGCCGAGACGATGTCCGCCGTGATCGACCCCGAGGACCGCGCCACGGCGCCGATCTTCGGGGACGGCGCCGGCGCCGCCGTCCTGGAAGCCGGACGCCCCGGCCAGGCCGGTTCGCTGGGCGAGGTGGTGTGGGGCAGCGACGGCGAGCGCGCCGACGCCATCGTGGTCCCGGTCGGCGGCTCACGGAACCGCGACGGCCGGGACGCCGCGCCGAAGAGCGAACGGCACGTCCGGATGCGCGGCAACGAAGTGCTCCGGCACGCCGTGCGCCGCATGACGGCCGCCGCCACCCGGGCCGCCGCCGCGGCGGGCTGGGCCCTGGCGGACGTCGACCGGCTGATCGTCCATCAGGCCAACGCGCGGATCAGCGCCGCCGTCTCCGACGCGCTGGGCATCCCGCCGGAGCGGGTGCCGTCGAACATCGCGACGGTGGGGAACACCGCCGCCGCCTCCATCCCCCTGCTCCTGACGGACGCCGCCGCCGAAGGAGCCCTGCGCCCCGGCGACCGCGTCCTGCTGGTCGCCTTCGGCAGCGGGCTCGCCTGGGCGGCCACGACGCTGGTCTGGCCCGCCGGCCTGCAGGCCGAACGCTGA
- a CDS encoding TetR/AcrR family transcriptional regulator, which translates to MAGKADRAAATETALVWERPERGTRGPAPERSREQLTEAAIGLADAGGMAAVSVRQVARELGTGPASLYRYVAGRDDLVDLMVDTATGEIDLDAELTGDPVTDLVALATRTQRVHLRHPWLLEVPPEALRVGPRGLDYLEFALRALEPVAGLTGPGKLEAVAVLNALVAMLSGVEIRARRSPTGRQAAQAAYLGAVAGRGGHPLLAAALAGGAADGAHLGAGDATRAGAGFERVVRRVLAGLLAPDPPAPPVR; encoded by the coding sequence ATGGCCGGCAAGGCGGACCGGGCGGCGGCGACGGAGACCGCGCTGGTGTGGGAGCGGCCCGAGCGGGGGACGCGGGGGCCCGCACCCGAGCGGAGTCGGGAGCAGCTCACCGAGGCCGCCATCGGGCTCGCCGACGCGGGCGGGATGGCCGCGGTGTCGGTCCGGCAGGTGGCCCGCGAGCTGGGCACCGGGCCCGCGTCCCTCTACCGGTACGTGGCCGGCCGGGACGACCTGGTGGACCTGATGGTGGACACCGCGACCGGGGAGATCGACCTCGATGCGGAGCTGACGGGGGATCCGGTGACGGACCTGGTGGCGCTGGCCACCCGGACGCAGCGGGTCCACCTGCGGCACCCGTGGCTGCTGGAGGTGCCGCCGGAGGCCCTGCGGGTGGGGCCGCGGGGGCTGGACTACCTGGAGTTCGCGCTGCGCGCGCTGGAGCCCGTCGCGGGACTGACCGGGCCGGGCAAGCTGGAGGCGGTGGCCGTGCTGAACGCCCTGGTCGCCATGTTGTCCGGTGTCGAAATCCGGGCCCGCCGGTCACCGACGGGCCGTCAGGCGGCACAGGCCGCCTACCTGGGCGCGGTGGCCGGGCGCGGCGGGCATCCGCTGCTGGCGGCGGCGCTGGCCGGCGGGGCGGCGGACGGCGCGCACCTCGGTGCCGGGGACGCCACCAGGGCCGGCGCCGGCTTCGAGCGGGTGGTCCGGCGGGTGCTGGCGGGCCTGCTCGCCCCCGATCCGCCGGCCCCGCCGGTCCGCTGA
- a CDS encoding acyl carrier protein: protein MYAQLKELLITRAGLPGEPIVPEASLARAGIDSMAVTVLSMALEDVLGLVIDEDELSAAPTVADLADLIARRGDTASLPSTA from the coding sequence ATGTACGCACAGTTGAAGGAACTCCTCATCACCCGGGCCGGATTGCCCGGCGAGCCGATCGTCCCGGAAGCGTCGCTGGCCCGGGCGGGTATCGACTCGATGGCCGTCACCGTGCTGTCCATGGCGCTGGAGGACGTACTGGGGCTGGTGATCGACGAGGACGAGCTGTCCGCGGCGCCGACCGTCGCCGACCTCGCCGACCTCATCGCCCGCCGCGGCGACACCGCCTCGCTCCCCTCCACCGCATAA
- a CDS encoding GNAT family N-acetyltransferase, translating to MVAELVRTWVAGWVVSRQRPRAVEHPWGLYVDVGRPDHVGRHVLPAPDESSVRAAAASVTAPYTWLKLPVETETAEPWLPAGWSADKEESGHLMAADLRATHPVAPAGYRASVATADDVIHVRVHDARGDLAAKGQMAVVGRATVVDQVQTEEAHRRRGLGGFVMRTLADRALAEGATLGVLGATDEGRALYESLGWRRHSGLAACVYRP from the coding sequence ATGGTGGCGGAACTCGTCAGGACCTGGGTGGCCGGCTGGGTCGTCTCGCGTCAGCGCCCCCGGGCGGTCGAGCACCCTTGGGGGCTCTACGTCGACGTGGGCCGCCCGGACCACGTGGGCCGCCACGTGCTGCCCGCGCCCGACGAGTCCTCCGTGCGCGCCGCCGCGGCATCGGTGACCGCCCCGTACACCTGGCTCAAGTTGCCCGTGGAGACGGAGACCGCGGAGCCGTGGCTCCCGGCGGGCTGGTCGGCGGACAAGGAGGAGTCGGGCCACCTGATGGCCGCGGACCTGCGGGCCACGCACCCGGTGGCACCCGCCGGCTACCGCGCGAGCGTGGCGACCGCCGACGACGTCATCCACGTCCGGGTCCACGACGCACGGGGCGACCTCGCGGCGAAGGGACAGATGGCCGTGGTCGGCCGGGCGACGGTCGTCGACCAGGTACAGACCGAGGAGGCCCATCGCCGGCGCGGCCTGGGCGGCTTCGTGATGCGGACGCTCGCCGACCGCGCGCTGGCCGAGGGCGCCACGCTCGGCGTCCTGGGCGCGACCGACGAGGGCCGCGCGCTGTACGAGTCGCTCGGCTGGCGGCGGCACTCAGGGCTCGCGGCCTGCGTCTACCGCCCGTAG